A region of Flocculibacter collagenilyticus DNA encodes the following proteins:
- a CDS encoding GAD-like domain-containing protein — protein sequence MAITFELDEYFECFLEEFGTPNKHVDAEEYIFKKYKGKLPDRLLAYWKEYGFCSFKSGLFWLVNPEHYEDSLEAWLGETEIVEKDSYYVIARSAYGDLYLWGEKTGFKYELIPTQGWVIEKKGNIQDIEDNNVEKAIKMFFYKQDPESIDIENSNGELLAEQCKVAHGELNYDEVYAFEPALFLGGAPELENVKKVNIFAHLAVLASFGQLELLDKDALINKAFG from the coding sequence ATGGCTATTACATTCGAGCTTGATGAATACTTTGAGTGTTTTCTAGAAGAATTTGGAACACCAAATAAACATGTAGATGCTGAAGAATATATCTTTAAAAAATACAAAGGAAAATTACCAGATCGTTTACTCGCTTATTGGAAAGAATATGGCTTCTGTAGCTTTAAAAGCGGGCTGTTTTGGCTAGTCAACCCTGAACACTACGAAGACTCTTTAGAAGCTTGGTTAGGTGAAACAGAAATAGTAGAAAAAGACTCGTACTATGTAATAGCTCGAAGTGCATATGGTGACTTATATTTGTGGGGAGAAAAAACAGGGTTTAAGTATGAGCTAATCCCAACCCAAGGTTGGGTTATAGAAAAAAAAGGAAATATACAAGATATTGAGGATAACAATGTCGAAAAGGCTATAAAAATGTTTTTTTACAAACAGGATCCAGAGTCTATCGATATAGAAAATTCGAATGGAGAGCTATTAGCTGAACAGTGCAAAGTTGCGCATGGAGAATTAAATTACGATGAAGTGTATGCTTTTGAGCCAGCATTATTTCTTGGAGGAGCCCCCGAATTAGAAAATGTAAAGAAAGTTAATATATTTGCCCACTTAGCTGTGCTGGCTTCATTTGGGCAACTTGAGCTACTTGATAAAGATGCTCTAATTAATAAAGCTTTTGGTTAA
- a CDS encoding paraquat-inducible protein A gives MNIVCPCCGLTQQYHPPNENEDLICGRCENTLIKATQSHNRPALMLIIAALILYIPANYYPILIMTYMGRSTENTIFSGVMSLYGDGMVGLAVLVFLVSIVIPIVKILVLLYLLLLAKRTSWLSKKNQVKLLHWVDKLGPWSMLDVFLVAILVALVKLQDLARIEPGPGVVAFAGVVISTLIASQIFDSRLLWPKNEIKKNDTNSAHESSAESRLKQSKEEV, from the coding sequence ATGAATATCGTTTGTCCGTGCTGTGGCTTAACGCAACAGTATCACCCTCCCAACGAAAATGAAGATCTGATTTGTGGACGCTGTGAAAATACCTTAATTAAAGCAACCCAGAGTCATAACCGTCCAGCATTAATGTTAATTATTGCTGCTCTCATTCTTTATATTCCTGCCAACTATTATCCTATTCTGATCATGACTTACATGGGGCGGAGCACTGAAAATACGATTTTTAGTGGTGTTATGAGTTTGTATGGCGATGGTATGGTGGGCTTGGCGGTACTGGTGTTTTTAGTCAGTATCGTTATTCCAATTGTAAAAATTTTAGTGCTGCTGTACTTATTATTACTGGCAAAAAGAACGTCATGGTTGAGCAAGAAAAACCAAGTTAAATTATTACACTGGGTAGATAAATTGGGGCCTTGGTCGATGCTGGATGTATTTTTGGTGGCGATTTTAGTGGCCTTGGTAAAGCTACAAGATTTAGCGCGAATTGAACCTGGCCCAGGCGTGGTGGCTTTTGCTGGGGTAGTGATTTCTACGTTAATAGCATCACAAATTTTTGATAGTCGTTTATTGTGGCCAAAAAACGAGATTAAAAAGAATGACACCAATTCTGCACACGAAAGCAGTGCTGAATCCCGCCTTAAACAATCCAAAGAAGAAGTGTAG
- a CDS encoding GAD-like domain-containing protein has translation MNKAFDNFYNFAGFGPAIKSIPPSQAILDKYKGRLPDRLLEYWQEYGFCGWGDGLLWTVNPEDYEDILQEWLQGTSFEGNDNYYVIARGAFGELFIWGETSGQSITIESSYGMIFPTDMTEKVIARGKDSVLDSFFATKRKKSLENLDLDDTPLFERAVEKLGELFSDEMYGFEPALALGGEPKLDNLKKVPVLEHLSFLASLGEKRVMADIVAMSNALPQRL, from the coding sequence ATGAATAAGGCATTTGATAATTTTTATAATTTCGCAGGCTTTGGGCCTGCGATAAAAAGTATCCCCCCTAGCCAAGCAATTTTAGATAAGTACAAAGGCAGGTTACCGGACAGGCTATTAGAGTACTGGCAAGAATATGGCTTTTGCGGTTGGGGTGATGGATTGCTTTGGACAGTAAATCCAGAAGATTATGAAGATATTTTGCAGGAATGGCTGCAAGGGACATCTTTTGAAGGGAACGATAATTATTATGTGATTGCTCGCGGCGCATTTGGAGAGTTGTTTATTTGGGGAGAAACTTCTGGTCAAAGTATTACTATTGAATCAAGTTATGGAATGATTTTTCCAACAGATATGACTGAGAAAGTCATTGCTAGGGGTAAGGATTCTGTTTTGGATAGCTTTTTTGCAACCAAACGTAAAAAGTCACTTGAAAACCTTGATCTAGATGACACCCCCCTTTTTGAGCGTGCTGTAGAAAAGCTCGGAGAGTTATTCTCCGACGAAATGTATGGTTTTGAGCCTGCCCTTGCACTAGGTGGTGAGCCTAAATTAGACAACTTAAAAAAAGTGCCTGTGCTTGAACATTTATCCTTTTTAGCTTCATTAGGTGAAAAGCGCGTAATGGCTGACATTGTCGCGATGTCAAATGCACTACCGCAGAGACTGTAA
- a CDS encoding contractile injection system protein, VgrG/Pvc8 family, translating into MTKDLSRTRIALHCLDSRLSVMHVAGEEQLNGAFRYCVWIEVPQTVDCFSILGQSVVLEFIAPDGHSRMLAGAVCEVEARGGFMLSNSSTHHVPVPYRRFAITLTSRLEALQGTEHSRVFVDTDVATLLTCLASEAGYHPSQIDWRLSQSLPGCPQFVQAMESNYQLFQRIVAQYGLLYWFETQHQQEILVISDGNLRSPYLSRTAIAVYSSYGFDRAGLQLDKSSELHGDASTNTNTGTNTSNQTQGRARLPFVGFNSIEERCRYTANRVTTTTLSHPPLRHGSHPDNDTAAARANAARAGQGKHLAHYEPVAETVSVAASFATHQTLAQQALATTLTLTGNVPDIFAGCSFTLDDRSRLNASGDYLCIKVSHTSQQPADESRQDGLSKHSCTVICIPRSTPYKSTMPRPTDKPMLFSARVESPSQYAQLTAQGDYITRLAFDDTARAVGQGGRPLKKLAMYACANQPHATGWHFPLVNDSQVLVGCMNNDPNQSYIVGFCMNEAQPSVVTSATPHHNRLTSSAGHQLLFDDSPTAPQILLHTLGVTPEQSAQHIVLNGSTQPMLEWVSRFGSVNLYAGTDLCLHAEEADVRYVVHGNQCIDVTGKVSQTTAKDSMHYQAATTLDTHTGSQTHTANADISWLSGRSVNAHANSDIAINTPNGAINLSVPQGSTVLQVDGNITIKGTGQGEMRLHNQGGEIKLDSQGNVSLIGKDMLTLNGAMITLDGPVDYQISGPETASAPSTVSPSTIPRVPPLTLNDDTVADVTPNDIQLAYQYQDGEPVQHAPYILTVSDGTQVSGQLDGQGQATIPNMPLGQYLIQLGEDTRDYQLKDAHTIPNPLYGKITPTQAVKMVEQGDTSLLDQAGQLGAQAGDWLWGTLQGDFNEHPSTSQIVVGSLISMIPVVDQIMDCRDVCANAMLLTDDNDANDTDGWIALTLTGIGFVPVVGSAVKGVGKVIVKNIDNAIANAAAVLRKLGYGDPIAYINKIDWQDLGKQSSQLIKEKITTVADALNEILNTAFIRWSLPREVVENFTHTEQALRNLLPKIDQGINRATSQIEGKVNQAIQKYEGELPHRGKTNEPKRVRTDEIFPPKGDKVKTARLVLMKKYKPPCFTPGVDLAKNFKGGKKALEKEFYKQLKAQQNGINKMTVSEYLTNRETLNRLTEKYGHKEARKLLTNNGAAQTSARKLLEKEIYSSMLDSLEAKGTNLKEAKRLAKEKSKEQMSQLAALHDPDLIAGGHDKISKLGNKNVNSSLGSQWAKNNRVESMDSAAMAAYKSQGANAMMNIELERCK; encoded by the coding sequence ATGACAAAGGACCTGTCACGTACGCGCATTGCGTTGCATTGTTTAGATTCGCGTTTGTCGGTGATGCATGTGGCAGGCGAAGAGCAGTTAAACGGTGCATTTCGTTATTGTGTTTGGATAGAAGTCCCTCAAACGGTTGATTGTTTTTCTATATTAGGCCAAAGCGTGGTGCTGGAGTTTATTGCCCCAGACGGCCACTCCCGTATGTTAGCGGGCGCGGTGTGCGAAGTGGAAGCACGTGGCGGTTTTATGCTGTCTAATAGCAGCACCCATCACGTGCCTGTTCCTTATCGTCGTTTTGCTATTACCTTAACCTCTCGCTTAGAAGCACTCCAAGGCACCGAGCACAGTCGGGTGTTTGTTGATACCGATGTTGCTACCTTGTTAACCTGTTTAGCCAGTGAAGCCGGTTATCATCCTAGCCAAATTGATTGGCGCTTGTCTCAATCGCTTCCTGGTTGCCCGCAGTTTGTGCAGGCCATGGAATCAAACTATCAGTTGTTTCAACGCATTGTGGCGCAATACGGCTTATTGTATTGGTTTGAAACTCAGCATCAGCAAGAAATACTGGTCATTAGTGATGGCAATTTACGTAGCCCGTATTTATCTCGTACGGCTATTGCGGTGTATTCTTCGTATGGGTTTGACCGTGCGGGGTTACAGCTTGATAAAAGCTCTGAGCTTCATGGGGATGCCAGTACCAATACCAATACTGGTACTAATACCAGTAACCAAACACAGGGCCGAGCACGCCTGCCGTTTGTTGGCTTTAACAGTATCGAAGAACGATGCCGCTATACCGCCAATCGAGTGACCACCACTACATTGTCGCACCCACCACTGCGTCATGGCAGTCATCCCGATAACGACACCGCGGCTGCGCGTGCTAATGCTGCTCGGGCAGGCCAAGGTAAGCACCTTGCCCATTATGAGCCAGTCGCTGAAACGGTATCAGTCGCCGCATCATTCGCAACCCATCAAACCCTCGCTCAACAAGCCTTAGCCACCACATTGACACTCACCGGTAATGTGCCAGATATCTTTGCCGGATGTAGCTTTACCCTTGATGACCGCTCACGCTTAAATGCCAGTGGCGATTACTTATGTATTAAGGTGTCGCACACCAGTCAACAACCTGCTGATGAATCACGCCAAGACGGCTTAAGTAAGCACAGTTGTACGGTTATCTGTATTCCCCGTAGTACGCCGTATAAATCAACCATGCCGCGTCCTACTGATAAACCCATGCTATTTTCGGCGCGTGTCGAGTCACCCAGTCAGTATGCCCAATTAACCGCACAGGGTGACTATATAACACGGTTAGCATTTGATGATACAGCACGTGCAGTTGGCCAAGGTGGGCGGCCACTCAAAAAGCTCGCCATGTATGCCTGCGCCAATCAACCACACGCCACAGGCTGGCATTTTCCTTTAGTCAACGACAGCCAAGTACTAGTTGGCTGCATGAACAACGACCCGAATCAGAGTTATATTGTCGGGTTTTGCATGAACGAAGCACAACCGTCCGTGGTGACCTCAGCCACGCCACACCATAACCGACTGACCAGCAGTGCAGGCCATCAACTATTATTTGATGACAGCCCCACCGCCCCGCAAATTTTATTACACACCTTAGGGGTAACCCCTGAGCAAAGTGCGCAGCACATTGTGTTAAATGGCAGTACTCAACCCATGTTGGAATGGGTGAGTCGGTTTGGCAGCGTGAATTTATATGCAGGCACCGATTTATGCCTGCACGCAGAAGAGGCCGATGTACGTTATGTGGTACACGGCAATCAATGCATTGATGTTACTGGCAAGGTTAGCCAAACCACCGCCAAAGACAGTATGCATTATCAAGCAGCCACCACGTTAGACACGCACACCGGCAGCCAAACCCACACTGCCAACGCCGATATCAGCTGGTTAAGTGGTCGCAGTGTGAATGCCCATGCTAACAGCGATATTGCCATCAACACCCCCAACGGCGCTATTAACCTCAGCGTACCGCAAGGCAGCACCGTGTTACAGGTGGATGGCAATATCACCATTAAAGGCACAGGCCAAGGTGAGATGCGTCTGCACAACCAAGGCGGAGAAATTAAGCTCGACAGCCAAGGTAACGTTAGTCTCATCGGTAAAGACATGCTCACCCTAAACGGCGCAATGATTACCCTAGACGGCCCTGTTGATTATCAAATTAGTGGACCAGAGACGGCCAGTGCACCGAGTACAGTGTCACCAAGTACCATTCCACGCGTACCGCCATTAACGCTAAATGACGACACCGTTGCAGATGTGACTCCGAACGATATTCAGTTAGCCTATCAATACCAAGATGGCGAGCCAGTGCAACACGCCCCTTATATCCTGACCGTCAGTGACGGCACCCAAGTCAGTGGGCAATTAGACGGCCAAGGGCAAGCCACTATCCCCAACATGCCATTAGGGCAGTACTTAATTCAGCTCGGTGAAGACACTCGCGACTACCAATTAAAAGACGCTCACACCATCCCCAATCCGCTATACGGTAAAATCACCCCAACACAAGCGGTCAAAATGGTGGAGCAAGGCGATACCAGCCTACTCGACCAAGCAGGCCAACTGGGTGCACAAGCGGGTGATTGGTTATGGGGCACCTTACAAGGCGACTTTAACGAACATCCCAGCACCAGCCAAATTGTGGTGGGCAGCCTTATCTCAATGATACCTGTTGTCGACCAAATCATGGATTGTCGTGATGTGTGTGCCAACGCCATGCTACTGACCGATGATAATGACGCCAACGACACCGACGGTTGGATAGCCCTCACTCTCACAGGCATAGGCTTTGTGCCTGTTGTTGGCTCCGCAGTCAAAGGCGTAGGCAAAGTGATTGTCAAAAACATCGACAACGCCATTGCCAACGCCGCCGCAGTACTTAGAAAACTCGGTTACGGCGACCCTATCGCCTATATCAACAAGATAGACTGGCAAGACTTAGGCAAACAAAGCAGCCAACTGATTAAAGAAAAAATCACCACCGTGGCCGATGCGTTAAACGAAATCTTAAACACCGCCTTCATCCGCTGGTCATTACCAAGAGAAGTGGTTGAGAACTTTACCCACACCGAACAAGCCCTGCGTAATTTGTTACCGAAAATCGACCAAGGTATTAACCGCGCTACCAGCCAGATTGAAGGGAAAGTCAATCAAGCGATACAGAAGTATGAAGGGGAATTACCGCATCGAGGCAAGACGAATGAGCCGAAGAGGGTAAGAACGGATGAGATATTTCCTCCAAAAGGAGATAAAGTTAAAACGGCTAGGTTAGTATTAATGAAGAAGTATAAGCCACCATGTTTTACGCCGGGTGTTGATTTAGCAAAAAACTTTAAAGGTGGGAAGAAAGCCTTAGAAAAGGAGTTTTATAAACAGTTAAAAGCCCAACAGAACGGAATAAATAAAATGACGGTTTCCGAGTACTTAACAAACCGAGAAACACTAAATCGCTTAACTGAAAAGTATGGACACAAAGAAGCTAGAAAATTATTAACAAATAACGGTGCAGCTCAGACGTCTGCGAGAAAACTACTCGAAAAAGAGATCTATTCATCAATGCTCGATAGCCTAGAGGCAAAAGGCACCAACCTGAAGGAAGCTAAACGTCTAGCAAAAGAAAAATCTAAAGAGCAAATGTCACAACTTGCCGCACTGCACGATCCAGACTTGATTGCTGGAGGGCATGATAAAATAAGTAAGTTAGGAAACAAGAATGTCAACTCTTCACTGGGATCACAATGGGCAAAAAATAATAGGGTAGAAAGTATGGACTCAGCTGCTATGGCTGCATATAAATCTCAGGGGGCAAATGCAATGATGAATATAGAATTAGAAAGGTGTAAATAA
- a CDS encoding MlaD family protein, producing the protein MTNKAKVKSSNSHHWQWLIPIFAIALTSFIVWRNLPPEGEMITLIVNDADGIKKGQTRVRYMGVDIGDIEEITLSDDVKQVNVSLKVDKKVLPLIRDNTQFWVVRPEISASGLKGIKTLVSGPYITFKAGEGEAKRQFIALEKPPIIKKEGVKIKLISNQLHNISPGDDIFYKQVPVGKIYAYQLTSQNVILYAQVHEPYNQLLRENSVFWEQSGLEFDMSLLGVSMSANPMVSLLSGGVSFATPNEPGAIVKEGTQFILAEDREDKWQSWQPNITFPSRIITQEGESHEEDNIVSSAADQSL; encoded by the coding sequence ATGACAAATAAAGCAAAAGTGAAATCGTCCAACAGTCATCATTGGCAGTGGCTTATTCCAATTTTTGCCATAGCACTAACCAGTTTTATTGTATGGCGTAATTTACCACCTGAAGGTGAAATGATTACATTAATAGTGAATGACGCTGATGGCATTAAAAAAGGGCAAACCCGAGTACGTTACATGGGGGTTGATATTGGCGATATAGAGGAAATTACGCTCAGCGATGATGTAAAGCAGGTGAATGTAAGCTTAAAAGTGGATAAAAAAGTGCTACCACTTATTCGTGACAACACCCAGTTTTGGGTGGTTCGGCCTGAAATCAGTGCAAGTGGATTAAAAGGCATTAAAACACTAGTGTCAGGGCCTTATATTACGTTTAAAGCTGGTGAGGGTGAAGCTAAGCGTCAGTTTATCGCCTTAGAAAAACCGCCAATAATCAAAAAAGAAGGCGTCAAAATTAAATTAATTAGTAATCAACTCCACAATATTTCACCAGGTGATGATATTTTTTATAAGCAAGTACCAGTAGGTAAAATCTATGCTTATCAGCTTACCAGTCAAAACGTGATTCTGTATGCACAAGTGCATGAACCTTATAACCAGTTATTAAGAGAGAATAGTGTGTTTTGGGAGCAAAGTGGATTGGAATTTGATATGAGTTTGCTAGGTGTGTCGATGTCGGCGAATCCGATGGTTAGCTTATTAAGTGGTGGCGTTAGTTTCGCAACACCGAATGAGCCAGGAGCCATTGTAAAAGAGGGGACACAGTTTATCTTGGCAGAAGACAGAGAAGATAAGTGGCAGTCTTGGCAGCCGAATATTACATTCCCAAGCAGAATCATCACCCAAGAAGGCGAAAGTCACGAAGAAGATAATATAGTCTCTAGTGCCGCAGATCAGAGTTTATAA
- a CDS encoding endonuclease/exonuclease/phosphatase family protein, producing MCTHEVICTFTYLTLAAFTLALIIFTLLPIWRYEAWWVRACDFPRFQFLVMALLLILFEAALLDYTQPEVYVLMIAALLCGMYQIWWIFPYTPWFKKEVKSTQDCEPSHEPEKGGAISPADPSSIRILTANVLTTNRNAQGLLDLVHKYAPDVLVTLESDEWWQSQLDTLEPEYMYTIKCPLDNLYGMHVYSRLPLNDCKLEYIVEEDVPSMHTFITLPCGAKIRAHFLHPAPPSPTENDESSERDAELIVIAKSVKNRSVPVIVTGDLNDVAWSATTRLFRKISGLLDPRVGRGMFNTFHAEHWFMRWPLDHLFHSSHFTLTSIKRLPQFGSDHFPLLTELAFHATDNEGQRDNGLEADVDDHQWAQEKVEQEGVAHKHRD from the coding sequence GGTGCGTGCCTGTGATTTTCCTCGATTTCAGTTTTTAGTGATGGCGTTATTACTCATTCTGTTTGAAGCCGCTTTGCTTGATTATACCCAGCCAGAAGTATACGTGTTGATGATTGCTGCATTATTATGTGGGATGTATCAAATTTGGTGGATATTTCCTTATACACCATGGTTTAAAAAAGAGGTGAAAAGTACCCAAGATTGTGAGCCATCGCATGAGCCTGAAAAGGGCGGAGCCATATCGCCAGCAGATCCGTCGTCAATTAGAATATTGACAGCCAACGTGCTAACAACCAACCGGAATGCGCAAGGCTTATTAGACTTAGTGCACAAATACGCGCCAGATGTATTAGTGACATTAGAATCGGACGAATGGTGGCAGTCACAGCTAGATACACTTGAGCCAGAATATATGTACACCATTAAATGCCCGTTAGATAATTTATATGGTATGCATGTATATTCGCGCTTACCACTTAATGACTGCAAGCTAGAGTACATTGTGGAAGAAGATGTGCCATCAATGCATACGTTTATTACTTTACCTTGTGGCGCCAAAATCAGAGCGCATTTTTTACACCCTGCGCCTCCCAGTCCAACAGAGAATGATGAATCATCGGAACGTGACGCCGAATTAATTGTGATTGCCAAAAGCGTTAAAAATCGCTCTGTGCCAGTTATTGTGACAGGCGATTTAAATGATGTGGCATGGTCTGCGACAACAAGATTATTTAGAAAAATTAGCGGACTGCTTGACCCCAGAGTTGGACGAGGCATGTTTAACACCTTTCATGCTGAGCACTGGTTTATGCGCTGGCCGCTTGACCATTTATTTCATAGTAGCCACTTCACACTAACCAGTATTAAGCGCTTACCTCAGTTTGGTTCAGACCATTTCCCGCTATTAACTGAGCTGGCATTTCATGCCACAGATAATGAAGGGCAACGCGATAATGGATTAGAGGCTGATGTTGATGATCATCAATGGGCGCAAGAAAAAGTAGAACAAGAAGGGGTTGCGCATAAGCACAGAGATTAG
- a CDS encoding mandelate racemase/muconate lactonizing enzyme family protein, translating into MKITRVEIFDIHCPKRPVWTPVFVRIHTDEGITGVGEAGLAYDLGHSAAAHMIKEFAEEMLIGWDPFQTELLWSRMLRESFWGLGGGPVIYSAMSAIDTALWDIKGKALNLPVYLLLGGKHNDKLRTYASQLQFDWDKEVTKLFNPDDYGTATEKAIAEGYDAVKVDPIVYDKDGNTHFDRTKLFTRDEMNLFRARLQAMRDAGGENMDIIFECHSLPGATTAVQLGELVEEFNCLYYEEPVNYLNSKLHKKVSDRVNAPIAGGERLYNRWGVRPYLEEQSVDVLQPDIGLCGGFTETKKVCDYADIYDVRIQAHVCGGPVATAAALHLETAIPNFLIHEHHTYATKEWNRELCIEDLQPENGFFTVSDKPGLGIELNDDVVMKSTRLEVK; encoded by the coding sequence ATGAAAATTACTCGCGTAGAAATTTTTGATATTCATTGCCCAAAGCGTCCTGTTTGGACACCTGTATTTGTGCGCATTCATACTGACGAAGGTATTACAGGTGTGGGTGAAGCCGGCTTAGCATACGACTTAGGACACAGCGCAGCAGCGCATATGATTAAGGAATTTGCTGAAGAAATGCTCATTGGTTGGGATCCATTCCAAACCGAACTATTGTGGTCGCGCATGCTACGTGAAAGTTTTTGGGGGTTAGGTGGCGGCCCAGTGATTTATTCTGCAATGAGCGCTATTGATACCGCACTGTGGGATATTAAAGGCAAAGCATTGAATCTACCCGTTTATCTGCTACTTGGTGGCAAACATAATGATAAGCTGCGCACCTATGCCAGCCAATTACAGTTTGACTGGGATAAGGAAGTTACCAAGTTATTCAACCCTGACGACTACGGCACTGCAACCGAAAAAGCCATTGCAGAAGGTTATGACGCGGTAAAAGTTGACCCAATTGTTTACGATAAAGACGGCAATACTCATTTTGATCGCACTAAACTATTTACGCGCGATGAAATGAATTTGTTCCGCGCTCGACTTCAAGCCATGCGCGATGCTGGCGGTGAAAATATGGATATTATTTTTGAGTGTCACAGCTTACCTGGCGCAACCACAGCCGTTCAATTAGGCGAACTGGTCGAAGAATTCAACTGCTTGTATTATGAAGAGCCGGTTAACTACCTAAACTCTAAACTACATAAAAAAGTGTCAGATCGAGTAAATGCTCCCATCGCTGGCGGTGAACGTTTGTATAATCGCTGGGGTGTTCGCCCATACTTAGAAGAACAAAGTGTGGATGTGCTGCAACCCGATATCGGTTTATGTGGTGGCTTTACTGAAACCAAAAAAGTGTGCGATTACGCTGATATATATGACGTACGTATTCAGGCGCATGTATGTGGCGGCCCTGTAGCAACAGCTGCTGCTCTTCACCTTGAAACCGCTATTCCTAACTTCCTTATCCACGAACATCATACCTACGCAACAAAAGAGTGGAATAGAGAGCTTTGTATTGAAGATTTACAGCCTGAAAATGGGTTCTTTACAGTATCCGATAAGCCTGGCTTAGGGATCGAGCTAAATGATGACGTTGTCATGAAATCAACGCGTTTAGAAGTGAAGTAA
- a CDS encoding DUF748 domain-containing protein has product MHDLARSKKLLMWLVVVGLILIALRIALPPTIKWYINDTLNKAEDYTGSVGNVGLSLWRGAYQIDNVVLKKKEGDIEHPFFEVKHLEFSLLWSALIDGAVVGTVLLEQPTINFVDAEKEEDKQTGTSENWLMLAQQLFPLRIDKLQINQGKIQFHNEDAKPEIHAALTDVNATLLNLVNSREVAKELNASLNATGKTQETGTLTIEASLNPNTPKPTFDVNMVVESVALSNFENIFNHYAPFDLEAGILDMAIELASDDGELLGYIKPVLKDVEVFTWKGDVIEDKDGLLSILAEMFSGGIAELLENQSEDQIATKIPLSGSFDELEVGSWQAFIGVLRNAFVEAIKAKLENSVSFKSLISDDEKPEDDNPNKTKSDKSKQPENKHNEQQTEQQP; this is encoded by the coding sequence ATGCATGACTTAGCACGATCGAAAAAATTACTCATGTGGTTAGTAGTTGTAGGCTTGATATTGATTGCCTTGCGTATCGCACTTCCGCCAACCATTAAGTGGTATATCAATGACACACTAAACAAGGCGGAAGATTATACTGGCAGCGTGGGTAATGTTGGATTAAGTTTATGGCGTGGTGCCTATCAAATCGATAATGTGGTGTTGAAGAAAAAAGAGGGTGATATTGAACATCCATTTTTTGAAGTGAAACACCTTGAATTTTCATTGCTATGGTCAGCATTAATTGATGGTGCAGTTGTAGGCACCGTGTTATTAGAACAACCCACGATCAACTTTGTTGATGCCGAAAAAGAGGAAGATAAACAAACCGGCACATCGGAAAACTGGTTAATGTTAGCGCAGCAACTCTTTCCGCTCCGCATTGATAAGTTACAAATTAACCAAGGCAAAATTCAATTTCATAATGAAGACGCAAAGCCTGAAATTCACGCTGCCTTAACGGATGTCAATGCCACCTTATTAAACTTAGTGAATAGCCGCGAAGTAGCGAAAGAATTAAATGCCTCATTAAATGCAACAGGAAAAACGCAAGAAACGGGCACATTGACCATTGAAGCGTCGTTAAACCCCAATACACCTAAGCCTACTTTTGATGTAAACATGGTGGTAGAAAGTGTGGCTTTATCCAATTTTGAAAATATATTTAACCATTATGCGCCATTTGATTTAGAAGCGGGCATTTTAGATATGGCAATTGAATTGGCAAGCGATGATGGTGAATTACTCGGTTACATTAAACCAGTATTAAAAGATGTAGAAGTTTTTACATGGAAAGGGGATGTGATTGAAGATAAAGATGGGTTGTTATCTATTCTTGCAGAGATGTTTTCAGGCGGTATTGCAGAGTTACTCGAAAATCAAAGTGAAGATCAAATTGCGACAAAAATCCCTCTGTCGGGGTCATTTGACGAGCTGGAAGTGGGAAGTTGGCAGGCATTTATAGGGGTATTAAGAAATGCATTTGTAGAGGCCATTAAAGCAAAGTTAGAGAACTCGGTTTCTTTTAAGTCCTTAATCAGCGATGATGAAAAGCCCGAAGACGACAACCCAAATAAGACTAAAAGCGATAAAAGTAAGCAACCTGAAAATAAGCACAACGAGCAACAAACGGAGCAACAGCCATGA